A region from the Rubrivirga sp. SAORIC476 genome encodes:
- a CDS encoding ThiF family adenylyltransferase, protein MTAPDTLRYARQIRLPEIGIEGQAHLSEASVLVVGAGGLGAPVLHHLAASGVGRIGIVEFDDVDLTNLHRQTLYATPDVGRPKIEAAQERLRLINPSVTVEAHAARLTAANADLLIGGYDLVLDGSDTFPTRYAVNDASVRTGTPNIFASVSRFSGQASVFGTETGPCYRCLFPEPPPPDLIPNCEEGGVLGVVPSLLGMIQAAEAIKWILGIGTSLVRRLLLVDALTMEFREIAVEKDPGCPACGSGELQTPEAEVVSEITVGDLRKRLVTGAGPVLVDVREATEHHADNLGGRLIPLGQLDIRAFELDDVRDRDIVVYCASGGRSARGAQALRDRGFRAVSLRGGMEAWNATS, encoded by the coding sequence ATGACCGCTCCAGACACTCTCCGCTACGCCCGTCAGATCCGGCTGCCCGAGATCGGAATCGAGGGCCAGGCCCACCTGTCAGAGGCCTCCGTTCTGGTGGTCGGCGCGGGCGGGCTCGGGGCACCCGTGTTGCATCATCTCGCTGCATCAGGGGTGGGCAGAATTGGGATCGTCGAATTCGACGACGTGGACCTCACGAACCTGCACCGGCAGACCCTGTACGCGACTCCCGACGTGGGGCGGCCGAAGATCGAGGCGGCCCAGGAGCGTCTCCGCCTGATCAACCCTTCTGTCACAGTGGAGGCGCACGCGGCCCGGCTCACGGCCGCCAACGCGGATCTCCTCATCGGAGGCTACGACCTCGTGCTGGACGGTTCGGACACGTTCCCGACACGCTATGCGGTCAACGACGCGTCTGTGCGCACCGGCACGCCGAACATCTTTGCCTCTGTGAGTCGGTTTTCGGGACAGGCCTCGGTGTTCGGCACGGAAACGGGGCCGTGCTACCGGTGTCTTTTCCCTGAGCCGCCTCCGCCAGACCTGATTCCGAACTGCGAAGAAGGCGGAGTTCTGGGCGTCGTGCCTTCCCTCCTGGGCATGATTCAGGCCGCCGAAGCCATCAAGTGGATTCTTGGGATCGGCACGTCGCTCGTCAGGCGCCTTCTTCTGGTGGACGCGCTGACGATGGAGTTCCGCGAGATCGCGGTCGAGAAGGACCCCGGCTGTCCGGCATGCGGTTCTGGAGAGCTGCAAACTCCGGAGGCGGAGGTCGTCAGCGAGATCACTGTCGGCGATCTCCGAAAACGACTCGTCACCGGTGCCGGTCCAGTTCTCGTCGACGTGCGCGAGGCCACCGAACACCACGCCGACAACCTGGGCGGCCGGCTGATCCCGCTCGGGCAGCTAGACATCCGAGCGTTCGAACTGGACGACGTCCGTGACCGGGACATCGTGGTGTACTGCGCCTCGGGCGGCCGGTCGGCACGCGGCGCACAGGCTCTCCGGGATCGCGGATTTCGAGCCGTGTCGCTTCGCGGCGGCATGGAGGCCTGGAACGCCACGTCGTGA
- a CDS encoding NAD(P)/FAD-dependent oxidoreductase, whose amino-acid sequence MDYDLIVIGAGHNALISAAYAAKAGYRVGVFERRAIVGGAVSTVEHVPGYQFDLGGSAHILIRLTPIVEELGLEDYGLDYLEVDPLFFAPYEDESSVFIHRDVDKTCQGLDQQFPGEGERYRRFVDTWRPFSQTVRDVFLSTPSPLELGKAFAFGPSADLDWQRALTAITKPYGEVVDQYFTEEKVKTPLVWMAAQSGPPPTETLSAPFLLWHPLYHESGVARPRGGSGGLTKALAAMIRAHGGDVFTSSPVERLLVERGKVVGVEVDGEPVLAKAVLSGTHVLETLDKLLPSVHRPAEADTMRVGNGFGAILRLALDRPLQYAASPGLESRTALQLVCRDRQQIHDAYADYLKGHPAEDPPIVGMSFSAVDDTLAPPGGEVLWLWAQYFPYEMTGGRTWDAIEDEVADRILDTFEPYAPGTKASVVGKLFQHPLWLERELGLFRGNVMHLEMTIDQMFSLRPSMGLSDYRGPVDGLFLTGASMHPGGGIMGASGRNAARVVLKFLDSTP is encoded by the coding sequence ATGGACTACGACCTCATCGTCATCGGCGCGGGCCACAATGCCCTGATCTCCGCCGCCTACGCGGCCAAGGCCGGGTACCGGGTCGGCGTCTTCGAACGGCGGGCCATCGTGGGCGGCGCCGTGTCCACGGTGGAGCATGTTCCGGGCTACCAGTTCGACCTCGGGGGCTCCGCGCACATCCTCATCCGGCTGACCCCGATTGTTGAAGAGTTGGGCTTAGAGGATTACGGACTCGACTACCTCGAAGTAGACCCGTTGTTCTTCGCCCCGTACGAAGACGAATCGTCTGTATTCATCCATCGAGATGTCGACAAGACGTGCCAGGGGCTAGACCAACAGTTCCCCGGCGAAGGCGAGCGCTACCGACGCTTCGTGGACACGTGGCGGCCCTTCTCCCAGACCGTCCGCGACGTCTTTCTGTCGACCCCCAGTCCTCTCGAACTCGGCAAGGCGTTCGCCTTCGGTCCCTCCGCCGATCTCGACTGGCAGCGAGCGCTGACGGCGATCACGAAGCCATACGGCGAGGTGGTGGACCAGTACTTCACCGAGGAGAAGGTGAAGACGCCGCTCGTCTGGATGGCGGCGCAGAGCGGCCCCCCTCCTACCGAGACGCTGAGCGCGCCGTTTCTGCTCTGGCACCCGCTTTACCATGAGAGCGGCGTTGCCCGACCACGGGGAGGATCGGGGGGACTCACCAAAGCATTGGCGGCCATGATCCGCGCCCACGGCGGCGACGTGTTTACCTCGTCCCCCGTAGAGCGGCTCCTGGTCGAGCGGGGAAAGGTGGTCGGAGTCGAGGTCGATGGCGAGCCTGTCCTCGCAAAGGCCGTTCTGTCCGGGACCCACGTCCTGGAGACCCTCGACAAGCTGCTCCCGTCTGTCCACCGGCCTGCCGAGGCAGACACCATGCGGGTCGGGAACGGCTTTGGAGCCATCCTGAGGCTTGCGCTCGACCGGCCGCTGCAGTATGCCGCCAGTCCCGGGCTCGAGTCGCGAACGGCGCTCCAACTCGTCTGTCGGGACCGCCAGCAGATCCACGACGCGTATGCCGACTATCTGAAGGGACATCCAGCCGAAGACCCGCCCATCGTCGGGATGAGCTTTTCTGCGGTCGACGACACCCTGGCTCCGCCGGGCGGCGAGGTGCTCTGGCTCTGGGCCCAGTACTTCCCATACGAGATGACCGGCGGACGCACCTGGGACGCGATCGAGGATGAGGTGGCAGATCGGATACTCGACACGTTCGAGCCGTATGCACCCGGGACCAAGGCCTCGGTCGTGGGCAAGCTGTTCCAGCACCCCCTGTGGCTGGAGCGAGAACTGGGCCTGTTCCGAGGTAACGTGATGCACCTTGAGATGACCATCGACCAGATGTTCAGCCTGCGGCCTTCCATGGGCCTCAGTGACTACCGGGGCCCGGTCGACGGCCTCTTCCTGACAGGTGCCAGCATGCATCCTGGTGGCGGCATCATGGGTGCATCCGGGCGGAATGCCGCACGTGTCGTTTTGAAGTTTCTCGATTCCACACCATGA
- a CDS encoding tyrosine-type recombinase/integrase, producing MDAPDPSAVTLPTVHARLGRAFTAQSDLVPLFLLRYDRENTRRAYARDIESFFGSATVTLEMAATVTFTDVNEALHALDSQGKSPATQRRFLASLRGFFGWLAALGFIDLNPADRHLVRRIPKSSDADRLVTVLTREQASRMMDAIDLSKPSGERDYTLVLTLLHCVLRRSEAAALNVEDLGAMDGHAILTLQRAKGGANQIVKVPRHVATRLNVYIRNNGYISGPVWRSVSNRNRGERLSGSAIYKIVSGLSKAAGIRNKVGAHTLRHTGCTLAIEGGASLQQVQSHARHKNIETTMRYIHQRDKLANSAADFIDL from the coding sequence ATGGATGCCCCCGACCCCTCAGCGGTAACCCTGCCGACGGTGCACGCCCGCCTCGGCCGCGCGTTCACGGCCCAGTCCGATCTGGTTCCGCTGTTTCTGCTCCGGTACGATCGCGAGAACACACGCCGCGCCTACGCCCGAGACATCGAGTCATTTTTCGGCTCGGCCACGGTCACGCTGGAGATGGCCGCGACCGTGACGTTTACGGACGTCAACGAGGCGCTTCATGCTCTGGACTCTCAAGGCAAAAGCCCTGCGACACAGCGACGCTTTCTCGCATCGCTCCGGGGGTTCTTCGGATGGCTCGCAGCCCTCGGCTTCATCGACCTCAATCCCGCCGATCGACACCTCGTCCGACGCATTCCGAAGTCTTCGGATGCCGACCGACTGGTGACCGTCCTTACCCGCGAACAGGCATCCAGAATGATGGATGCGATCGATCTGTCGAAGCCGTCGGGTGAGCGCGACTACACGCTCGTTCTGACTCTCCTGCACTGCGTACTGCGCCGTTCTGAGGCTGCAGCCCTGAATGTGGAGGATCTCGGCGCGATGGACGGCCACGCGATCCTCACCCTCCAGCGAGCGAAAGGTGGTGCCAATCAGATCGTCAAGGTCCCGAGACATGTTGCCACCCGACTCAATGTGTACATACGTAATAACGGATACATATCAGGGCCCGTCTGGCGGTCTGTGTCGAATCGAAATCGAGGTGAGAGACTCTCCGGCTCGGCGATCTACAAGATCGTCAGCGGGCTGAGCAAAGCGGCCGGTATCCGCAACAAGGTGGGAGCCCACACTCTTCGCCATACGGGGTGCACCCTCGCCATAGAAGGTGGCGCATCTCTTCAGCAAGTCCAGTCGCACGCCCGTCACAAAAACATAGAGACGACCATGCGATACATCCACCAGCGAGACAAGCTCGCGAACAGCGCGGCTGACTTCATCGACCTCTAA
- a CDS encoding ABC transporter ATP-binding protein → MARVELEQLRKVYDDGYEAVHDVSLTIEDGEFVVLVGPSGCGKSTTLRMIAGLESITSGTLRIGDRVVNDMAPKDRDIAMVFQNYALYPHMSVFDNMAFGLKLRKRPTAEIRQRVEAAANTLGLREVLDRKPKALSGGQRQRVALGRAIVRDPAVFLFDEPLSNLDAKLRVQTRTEISKLHRDLGATMVYVTHDQVEAMTMGDRIVVLHDGHVQQVAPPLELYDRPANTFVAGFIGSPAMNFVEGTVTGSLFAATSGGLQLDLGSTPATQGAVTLGIRPESLFTVAKTPPGKRMSDPMDGVIEVQEPMGNEIVVYVRMHSETRLTARVEPQPLADDGGATQLRVDLDKVHLFDAETGVAIRS, encoded by the coding sequence ATGGCACGCGTCGAACTCGAACAGCTCCGCAAGGTCTATGACGACGGCTACGAGGCGGTCCACGACGTCTCCCTGACGATCGAGGATGGCGAGTTCGTCGTCCTCGTCGGTCCGTCGGGTTGTGGCAAGAGCACCACGCTTCGCATGATCGCGGGACTGGAGTCGATCACCTCGGGCACGCTCCGCATCGGCGACCGCGTGGTCAATGACATGGCGCCGAAGGACCGGGACATCGCGATGGTGTTTCAGAACTATGCCCTCTACCCGCACATGTCGGTGTTCGACAACATGGCGTTCGGGCTCAAGCTCCGCAAGCGCCCGACGGCGGAGATCCGCCAGCGCGTCGAGGCGGCGGCGAACACGCTCGGGCTCCGCGAGGTGCTGGACCGGAAGCCGAAAGCGCTCTCGGGTGGTCAGCGGCAGCGGGTGGCGCTGGGTCGGGCCATCGTCCGGGACCCCGCCGTGTTTTTGTTCGACGAGCCGCTGTCCAACCTCGACGCCAAGCTCCGCGTCCAGACCCGCACGGAGATCTCGAAACTGCACCGAGACCTCGGCGCCACCATGGTGTACGTCACGCACGACCAGGTCGAGGCGATGACGATGGGCGACCGGATCGTGGTGCTCCATGACGGGCACGTCCAGCAGGTGGCGCCGCCGCTGGAGTTGTACGACCGTCCGGCCAATACTTTCGTGGCAGGCTTCATCGGCAGCCCGGCGATGAACTTCGTCGAGGGCACGGTGACGGGCAGCCTGTTCGCGGCCACCTCGGGCGGGCTGCAGCTCGACCTGGGATCGACGCCCGCTACGCAGGGGGCGGTGACGCTCGGAATTCGGCCGGAGAGCCTGTTCACGGTCGCCAAGACCCCGCCCGGCAAACGGATGTCCGATCCGATGGACGGGGTGATCGAGGTTCAGGAGCCGATGGGCAACGAGATCGTCGTCTACGTCCGGATGCATTCGGAGACCCGGCTCACAGCCCGGGTCGAACCGCAACCGCTCGCCGACGACGGCGGAGCGACCCAGCTCCGGGTCGACCTGGACAAGGTCCACCTGTTCGACGCCGAGACCGGCGTCGCCATTCGGAGCTAG
- a CDS encoding bifunctional hydroxymethylpyrimidine kinase/phosphomethylpyrimidine kinase: MALSPVAVIGAIYTASERGLSADVLAARALGLAPLPLCTSIVVASGGRVTDVTDVPVDTVIAQLEHLAASGPLAGIKVGILGSDKTAAAVLDWVAAHDVPSVFSLTASGPSGETVMEARAIDAAAARLGGVSLVTLSKSDAELVTNTQIESLDDAQVAAQRLHNRGGAGVVIRCGSLPYRFYDAADDPGAEGGDAFFADLYYDGEDFALFEAPLMSAHPDGASSAFALATLKGLIAQASPEEALQAAKRFATDGVRQAAEVDGHAPRLGLHGVTDS; the protein is encoded by the coding sequence ATGGCCCTCTCCCCCGTCGCCGTCATCGGCGCCATCTATACCGCCAGCGAGCGCGGCCTCTCGGCCGACGTGCTCGCCGCTCGCGCGCTCGGACTCGCCCCGCTTCCCCTGTGCACCTCCATCGTCGTCGCCAGCGGTGGACGCGTGACCGATGTCACGGATGTGCCCGTGGACACGGTAATCGCGCAACTGGAGCACCTCGCCGCCAGCGGTCCACTGGCGGGCATCAAGGTCGGCATCCTGGGGTCGGACAAGACCGCCGCGGCCGTGCTCGACTGGGTGGCCGCCCACGACGTCCCGTCTGTGTTCTCTCTGACTGCCTCGGGGCCCAGTGGGGAGACCGTCATGGAGGCTCGCGCCATCGACGCCGCCGCGGCGCGGCTGGGCGGGGTGTCGCTCGTCACCCTCTCCAAGTCTGACGCTGAGCTCGTCACCAACACGCAGATCGAGTCGCTGGACGATGCCCAGGTGGCAGCCCAGCGGCTCCACAATCGAGGGGGTGCAGGGGTCGTGATTCGGTGTGGGAGCCTCCCCTACCGGTTCTACGACGCCGCCGACGACCCCGGAGCAGAGGGCGGGGACGCGTTCTTCGCGGACCTGTACTACGACGGCGAGGACTTCGCGCTCTTCGAAGCACCGCTGATGTCGGCCCATCCGGACGGTGCCTCGAGCGCGTTCGCCCTCGCGACACTGAAGGGGCTTATCGCGCAGGCCTCGCCGGAGGAAGCGCTGCAAGCCGCGAAACGCTTCGCGACCGACGGGGTGCGCCAGGCCGCCGAGGTGGACGGCCACGCCCCTCGCCTTGGCCTGCACGGCGTTACCGATTCATAA
- a CDS encoding LacI family DNA-binding transcriptional regulator, which yields MPDRSTGSRPTIYDVADEAGVAISTVSRVLNGSHEVSDATRGRVQEAIRKLQFQPQRIARNLAQQSTTSIAVALPSATSMFFVEMLKGVKDALRDEDIDLLLCNLGSSQPYKTLQRFLNRGAVDGLLLMSLPIEGAVAEQLLSFQAPVVLLGSRYEGLDTYWWDDSEGAQMATSYLIEQGHRRIGLITAQAWSTSARPRLDGYRKALSDAGIAYDPELVVAGETSKHAGYSEEAGAEAMEMLLALEEPPTAVFAASDVQAYGAWSHARDTGLLIPRDLSIVGYDDLKLSRFLDLTTVTQGMQEAGFQATQRLLARLAGRAEEERVDVQLPLSLAVRGSTLLASAS from the coding sequence ATGCCCGACCGCTCCACAGGCTCTCGCCCGACGATCTACGACGTCGCAGACGAGGCCGGCGTCGCGATCTCCACCGTCTCCCGGGTCCTGAACGGCTCCCACGAAGTCTCCGATGCGACGCGCGGCCGCGTCCAGGAGGCGATCCGGAAGCTCCAGTTTCAGCCCCAGCGGATCGCCCGCAACCTCGCCCAGCAGTCGACGACCTCGATCGCGGTGGCGCTCCCGTCGGCGACCTCGATGTTCTTCGTGGAGATGCTGAAGGGGGTCAAGGACGCGCTTCGCGACGAGGACATCGACCTCCTGCTGTGCAATCTGGGCTCCTCGCAGCCCTACAAGACGCTTCAGCGATTCCTGAACCGGGGAGCCGTCGACGGCCTGTTGCTGATGTCCCTCCCGATCGAGGGGGCCGTCGCCGAGCAGTTGCTGTCGTTCCAGGCGCCTGTCGTGCTGCTGGGCAGCCGCTACGAAGGGCTGGACACCTACTGGTGGGACGACAGCGAGGGCGCGCAGATGGCGACGTCCTATCTCATCGAGCAGGGGCACCGTCGCATCGGGCTCATCACGGCCCAGGCCTGGAGCACCAGCGCACGGCCTCGGCTGGATGGGTACCGCAAGGCCCTCTCGGACGCGGGCATCGCGTACGACCCGGAACTGGTCGTCGCCGGCGAGACCTCCAAGCACGCAGGCTATTCCGAGGAGGCGGGTGCCGAGGCCATGGAGATGCTTCTCGCGCTCGAGGAGCCACCCACGGCCGTGTTCGCGGCGTCGGACGTGCAAGCCTACGGAGCGTGGTCGCATGCTCGGGATACCGGGCTGCTGATCCCCAGGGACCTCTCCATCGTCGGATACGACGACCTGAAGCTGAGCCGCTTCCTTGACCTCACGACAGTGACGCAGGGCATGCAGGAAGCAGGCTTCCAGGCCACGCAGCGCCTGCTCGCCCGGCTGGCCGGACGGGCCGAGGAGGAGCGAGTGGATGTCCAGTTGCCCCTGTCGCTCGCCGTCCGCGGGTCGACCCTGCTCGCCTCGGCATCGTGA
- a CDS encoding phosphoribosylaminoimidazolesuccinocarboxamide synthase: MTLPPALAATHLGLGTRYQGKVRDTYDLGDGRIVLVTTDRISAFDHVLNQAIPLKGQVLNGVAAFFFERTADVAPNHVLSVPDPNVTVGVRCDALPIEFVVRGYLAGHAWRVYRDGGRELCGERLPDGLREAERLPAPILTPATKAVEGHDEDASRAEILERGILDADTLAEAADLALALFARGTEIAAERGLLLVDTKYEFGRAPDGRLLVIDEVHTPDSSRYYYADGYEDRLAAGEPQRQLSKEFVREWLMANGFQGLDGQTLPDMTPEFVADVSARYVELYETVTGRDFVPDLNPEPEARVREALRAI, encoded by the coding sequence GTGACGCTGCCTCCTGCGCTCGCTGCCACGCACCTGGGCCTCGGAACACGCTACCAGGGAAAGGTCCGCGATACGTACGACCTCGGAGACGGTCGCATCGTGCTCGTCACGACGGACCGGATTTCGGCGTTCGATCACGTGCTAAACCAGGCCATCCCGCTCAAGGGGCAGGTACTGAATGGCGTCGCCGCGTTCTTCTTCGAGCGAACCGCTGACGTGGCGCCGAACCACGTGCTGTCGGTGCCGGACCCGAACGTGACGGTCGGGGTCCGGTGCGACGCCCTGCCGATCGAGTTCGTCGTCCGGGGCTACCTCGCGGGCCACGCCTGGAGGGTCTACCGAGATGGCGGCCGGGAGCTGTGCGGCGAACGCCTGCCCGACGGGCTCCGCGAAGCCGAGCGTCTGCCCGCGCCCATCCTGACGCCTGCGACCAAGGCCGTCGAAGGCCACGACGAGGACGCCTCCCGTGCGGAGATCCTCGAGCGGGGCATCCTTGACGCCGACACGCTTGCCGAGGCGGCCGACCTCGCGCTGGCGCTCTTCGCGCGTGGCACCGAGATCGCCGCCGAGCGCGGGCTGCTGCTGGTCGACACCAAGTACGAGTTCGGCCGGGCGCCCGATGGCCGGCTGCTGGTCATCGACGAGGTCCACACGCCCGACTCCTCGCGCTATTACTACGCCGATGGCTACGAGGACCGGCTGGCTGCAGGGGAACCCCAGCGGCAGCTCTCCAAAGAGTTCGTCCGTGAGTGGCTGATGGCGAATGGTTTTCAGGGTCTCGACGGGCAGACCTTGCCCGACATGACACCAGAGTTCGTGGCCGACGTCAGCGCCCGGTACGTCGAGCTGTACGAGACCGTGACCGGCCGGGACTTCGTACCGGACCTCAACCCAGAGCCGGAAGCCCGTGTCCGAGAAGCGCTTCGCGCGATCTAG
- a CDS encoding nitrilase-related carbon-nitrogen hydrolase, which yields MIVSCIQTAPRLGAPEVNLDRVEAAVLGADADLVVLPELFASGYFFESTDQARALAEAVPDGPTTRRLHDWARQSGATLVAGLPERDGDRLYNSAVVVTPNGWLGTYRKTHLYYEETTHFTPGADGFHVWTVTDRQRRSYRLGVMICFDWFFPESARTLALDGADVIAHPSNLVLPHCPSAMPIRALENGVFTATANRVGDESNGRETLTFVGQSRICSPRAEVLATAPIEGEAVVRAEIDPRQARVTALNTYNDRVTDRRPSLYAS from the coding sequence ATGATCGTCTCCTGCATCCAGACCGCGCCCCGCCTCGGTGCCCCCGAGGTCAACCTCGACAGGGTCGAGGCGGCCGTCCTCGGGGCCGACGCGGACCTGGTCGTCCTCCCGGAGCTGTTCGCGTCGGGCTACTTCTTCGAGTCGACCGACCAGGCCCGTGCTCTCGCCGAGGCGGTGCCCGACGGCCCGACGACGCGGCGCCTCCACGACTGGGCACGCCAGTCCGGCGCGACGCTCGTGGCTGGCCTCCCCGAGCGGGACGGCGACCGGCTCTACAACAGCGCCGTCGTGGTCACGCCGAACGGGTGGCTCGGGACGTACCGTAAGACTCACCTCTACTACGAGGAGACGACGCACTTCACGCCCGGCGCCGACGGCTTCCACGTCTGGACGGTCACCGACCGGCAGCGCCGGAGCTACCGCCTCGGAGTGATGATTTGCTTCGACTGGTTCTTCCCGGAGTCGGCCCGCACGCTGGCGCTCGACGGAGCGGATGTGATCGCTCACCCGTCGAATCTCGTGCTGCCGCATTGCCCGTCCGCTATGCCCATCCGGGCCCTGGAGAACGGCGTGTTCACAGCGACCGCGAACCGTGTCGGCGACGAGTCGAATGGGCGCGAGACCCTCACGTTCGTCGGCCAGAGCCGCATCTGCTCGCCCAGGGCGGAAGTGTTGGCGACCGCCCCGATCGAGGGCGAGGCCGTGGTCCGGGCTGAGATCGATCCGAGGCAGGCACGGGTGACCGCGCTCAACACATACAACGACCGGGTCACGGACCGACGGCCGAGCCTCTACGCGAGCTAG
- the pta gene encoding phosphate acetyltransferase produces the protein MSDRFSFTDLHDRARALRKRIALPEGEDPRTIQAAAWLAEREIVRPILIGREAAIRSGAADLGVALPHTVPIVDPSTSERRQGYAQALYQKRKHKGLTYEQAGEIAGDVLYFGDLMVDAGDADGCVAGAAHPSPDVVRAAIHVLGVAEGSALVSSFFLMVLPDGRPLTYADCGVNPDPSPQQLASIGIDAAANHRFLTGEEPRVAFLSFSTKGSAEHPAVDAVREAVEIAHTQRPDLILDGEMQFDAAIDPDVGKRKAPDSPVAGRANVFVFPDLGAGNIGYKITQRLGGAEAYGPVLQGLRLPANDLSRGADWEDIANVATITAIQAGA, from the coding sequence ATGTCTGACCGCTTTTCGTTCACCGACCTCCACGACCGTGCCCGGGCTCTCCGGAAACGGATCGCGCTCCCTGAAGGCGAGGATCCGCGGACCATCCAGGCCGCTGCGTGGCTCGCCGAACGGGAGATCGTCCGCCCGATCCTGATCGGCCGGGAGGCCGCGATCCGGTCTGGCGCCGCCGACCTCGGCGTCGCGCTGCCCCACACCGTCCCCATCGTCGACCCGTCCACGAGCGAGCGACGCCAGGGGTACGCGCAGGCGCTCTATCAGAAGCGCAAGCACAAGGGACTGACCTACGAGCAAGCAGGCGAGATCGCCGGCGACGTCCTTTACTTCGGCGATCTGATGGTGGACGCGGGTGACGCGGATGGGTGTGTGGCGGGCGCGGCGCACCCGTCGCCAGACGTGGTGCGGGCGGCGATCCACGTGCTGGGTGTCGCAGAGGGATCAGCGCTGGTCTCGTCGTTTTTCCTGATGGTGCTGCCCGACGGACGGCCACTCACGTACGCCGACTGCGGGGTCAATCCCGACCCGTCGCCGCAACAGCTCGCCTCCATCGGCATTGATGCGGCGGCCAACCACCGCTTCCTTACGGGCGAAGAGCCTCGCGTCGCGTTCCTGTCGTTCTCGACCAAGGGCTCGGCCGAGCATCCAGCCGTGGACGCGGTCCGAGAGGCGGTCGAGATCGCTCACACGCAGCGCCCGGACCTCATCCTGGACGGGGAGATGCAGTTCGACGCCGCCATCGACCCGGACGTGGGGAAGCGGAAAGCGCCTGACAGCCCTGTCGCGGGGCGTGCCAACGTGTTCGTCTTCCCCGACCTCGGCGCGGGCAACATCGGCTACAAGATCACGCAGCGGCTCGGCGGCGCGGAGGCTTATGGGCCGGTCCTCCAGGGCCTGCGCCTGCCTGCCAACGACCTCTCGCGTGGGGCCGACTGGGAGGACATCGCCAACGTGGCCACCATCACGGCCATTCAGGCGGGCGCCTGA
- a CDS encoding molybdenum cofactor biosynthesis protein MoaE, which produces MATPDLPDDSIWTALSEHPLDLGAVHAFLSDERTGGTCVFVGTSRRWTDGVETALLTYEAYAEMAEADLQRLAVEAADRWDVVRVAVLHRLGAVPPPEASVAVGVASPHRADAFEAARWLIDTLKASTPIWKTEHAP; this is translated from the coding sequence ATGGCGACGCCTGATCTCCCGGATGACTCTATCTGGACGGCGCTGAGCGAGCACCCGCTCGATCTCGGCGCCGTCCACGCCTTTTTGAGTGACGAGCGCACGGGCGGAACCTGCGTGTTCGTCGGCACGAGCCGCCGCTGGACCGACGGCGTCGAGACGGCGCTGCTGACATACGAGGCCTATGCTGAGATGGCCGAGGCCGATCTCCAGCGGCTCGCCGTCGAGGCGGCGGACCGATGGGACGTCGTACGGGTGGCCGTCTTGCACCGTCTCGGTGCTGTCCCGCCCCCCGAGGCGAGCGTGGCGGTCGGCGTCGCCAGCCCGCATCGCGCCGACGCGTTCGAGGCCGCGCGCTGGCTGATCGACACCCTCAAGGCCTCGACACCGATCTGGAAAACCGAGCACGCCCCCTGA
- a CDS encoding redoxin domain-containing protein — protein MALSQGDSAPDFTLYDDATQPFTLSEADGPVVLLFFPGAFTSVCTTELNTVGNDYERYTNTGAQVVGISTDSPFALAEFKKVNGFPFRLLSDHDGSVSAAYGAKYDNDFTPMGLDRISKRAAFVVDADGTLAYAEVLDNAGLQPDFDAILSALDGDA, from the coding sequence ATGGCTCTCTCCCAGGGCGACTCCGCCCCCGACTTCACCCTCTACGACGACGCGACCCAGCCCTTCACGCTCTCCGAGGCCGACGGGCCTGTCGTGCTGCTGTTCTTTCCGGGCGCCTTCACCAGCGTTTGCACCACCGAGCTGAACACCGTCGGCAACGACTATGAGCGCTACACGAACACCGGCGCTCAGGTGGTGGGCATCTCGACCGACTCGCCGTTCGCCCTCGCCGAGTTCAAGAAGGTGAATGGCTTCCCGTTCCGGCTGCTGTCGGACCACGACGGGAGCGTCTCGGCCGCCTACGGTGCGAAGTACGACAACGACTTCACGCCGATGGGCCTGGACCGCATCTCGAAGCGCGCCGCGTTCGTGGTCGACGCCGACGGAACGCTGGCCTACGCCGAGGTACTCGACAATGCGGGTCTCCAGCCCGACTTCGACGCCATCCTGTCCGCGCTCGATGGCGACGCCTGA